The genomic DNA gtcacccaagtcatagactgttctctctgctaccgcacggcaagcggtaccggagcaccaagtctaggtccaaaaggctccttaacagcttctacccccaagccataagactgctgaacaattaatcaaatggccacccggattatttgcattgaccccccctgttttttatctatgcagtcagtttacccctacctacatgtacaaattacctcaactaacctgtacctccgcacaCTGACTCAGCACTGGTACccacattattgttattttaatgtgttattttttactttagtgtaTTTAGTAAATCTTTaattaactctattttcttaactgcgtagttggttaagggcttgtaagtaagcaattcatggtaaggtctacacctgttgtattcggtgcatgtgacaaataacgtttgatttgattacatTAAGTAATAAACGTAGGATCGAGAGTGTGgtcactatttatttattttatttttccgtTATTTTACTTAAATCCATGGCCCTCTAATTATTAGTCACAATCTATAACTATAATCTATAATTCTTAGATATAATATGTAACAAAAAGTTAGAAGAGATTAGCTATTAGATTCAATATATACAAGTGCCCTCcttaattattgggacagtgaagcattttttcttcttttggATCTAAACTCAAAATATATGAGGTTAAAgtacagactgtcagctttaatttgaggatattttcatccatatcgggtgaacagtttagaaattacagcactttttgtaagTAATCCCACcagcaaaagtattgggacaaactTATTGAAGTATTAAAATGCTAGGTATTtagtcccatattcatagcacgcaatgactacatcaagcttgtgactacacatTCTTTGGACACAtttgctgttttttgttgttgttttttttattattttgtgcccaaaagaaatgaatggtaaataatgtattgtgtaattttgtactgacttttattttaaataagaatataatatgtttctaaacactgcTACCATGATTGTGGATAGTCCTGaattaattgtgaataatgatgagtgagaaagttacaaatGCACCaatatcataccaccaagacatgctaacctctcatcattacaataaTGGGAGCTTAGCACTTTTGGGgagtatgatatttgtgtgtctattactgtgtgtgtatatatatttggcatgggtccccagatcctcaaaagttgcAAATGTCAATctttaataaaaataataagaattaaaaaaaacatatatacatatataacatatatatataaaaacatatatacatacgatatatatataaaaaaaacatatatacatactatatatatataaaacatatagACATATATAACATATATGtaaaaaacatatatacatatatatatacatatatacatactatatatatatttatatatatatatatatatatttttttttacattcttaTTCTTTTTATTAAAGATTGACATTTGCAACTGTAGTGAGTGACctttgatcatgactctcagttccactTCATAACATTTACGAGTCGATAGACGCAGGCGTCTTCTGTACTGGGGAGTTTTGTTATTAAGAGCGCTAACGatcggtctgaacattaacacttgcgatacggttttggaagcataacGACCTTCCTATCTTTCATATCATCGAGAAGTACTTTTCGAAAgaaaaggttaaattgatacacagTGTTATGGCATGTGACAATGTTACAGCGCATATATGTTTACAGAAAACGACCTGCGTCTCATAACACTTGTGTGTAAACGGAAGGCAGACTCCAAATACTTTCGGCCGCAACTGTGTTAAAACcggttaaaacagtgtacagtaagtgtgtattttgcatttgtgaaatgattttgatgtgatatgaaagtacagGGATATATATGTTTCTTGAACCATAACACAAATGAGAATCTATTCACGTTTAGATGGGactatttggctgttttggcttccaTAGTCAATTCAgcttcaaacaaaacatacaaggtccttggactataaggAGTAACGTTATTCTACCTTTATTTaaacaaggaacacagactgagaccaaggtctcttttacagctgggccctgcgtatacatttacatttaagtcatttagcagacgctcttatccagagcaacttacaacatgtttacacatacagtttaggtacaatgattaagaaactacacaagacgaacaaaacgatcacagataacacaacaaaaATACAGTAGCAGATTATTAAATGTACACATAGGTTATTCCCCTAACAGCGTTAGGCTCATTATTGGGCTGAACCACACGAAACGCATAAGAATGTGTACGCAGATCCAAGCGGAACCTTTATTAACATCATTTTGACACGTCATCTGAAGCACACGGACTCATGTCGACGTTACACACATAGCTACACTTCCTCGCCCTCTGAAAAAACGATCTACCGATGTAACCAGGTGAAGGCCAAATAGGTAGCTATGTCTGTGTTTTTGACCGTATTAAATGCAATTCATACATAGTTTCATGGCAACGTTCGCAGTCGAATCAACTACAATCCATTTTTTTGAATGATAGTCGACACATTCATTCATTAATCATTCATTGTTTGGTTTGGCATGTGGTGTCGCATGACAACAGTCAACACAAGGTCGCATGACAACACAAGGTAACGTCAAAGATTGTTATAACGTTCTGATAACATGCTTAGCTTGCTAACTATCTTGTCATCGCTCATTCATTGTCTAATGTTTGATCTTCAATTAACATTTGAACCCATATTTATTTAATTCACATGGTATTTTTGTTGTGTGTATTAGCTAAAAAAAGAAACCTCAGGAAATACGTTGTTTTGGTTCCCACCCACATCATGAGCTTGCTGGTGCCTGCTTGGGCTTAGTCAACAGGAGAACGATGATTATTCAAAATGTATGCCTTCTCTCTCCCGTGGATTAAGACTTCTAGCTTGCAACCTTGTTTATGCAGTAGCTGAGCATTACTGTACAAGCTGGAGATGCTAATTAGGGTCTCATCCAGACAAGGAATTCACTTGTTTGTAGTTGTACATTGCTTTGACAAAGGAAACCAACCTCAGACAAGTGTTGGCAATGAACATTGAGACctagagccctcaaactcaactctggaccttgaagccagttccaaTGCATTTTCTAATTGTTCCCCACTAATCAGGGAcggatttagacctgggacaccaggtgttcATTCATTATCAGGTTGAGCAGAGTTGAGTACCCTTGGCCAAGACGTAACCCATATTAAAAACACAAACTGAGGGATAGAACAAAGCAGATATTTTTcctaatagaaaatgactaaccCCTGCCTGCATCCTTCCTCTCCAGGTTCCCAGAGGGCACAGCTGGTTTGATGCCCGCGGCTCCACAATGGAGCTATCTGACTCAGTCACACATAAGAACGGGCGGCAGAGGAAGCCTGCTGTCCCCCAGGGGGACATGAGTGACGGGAATCGGGTTCGCAACACCACCCCTGACctggaggaagagggggaagcGTTGCTTCAAGGATCCGACACGGAGAACAACGGACATCCCAGTGTGCAGCCTGGGATCAGAGGGGAGCTGGGGAACGTGTCTCTGCTTCTCTTCCTTTATGTCCTCCAGGGCATCCCTCTGGGCCTGGCTGGGAGCATCCCTCTCATCCTGCAGAGTAAGAACGTCAGCTACAAGGACCAGGCCTTCTTCAGCTTTGTTTTCTGGCCCTTCAGTCTCAAGCTGCTGTGGGCCCCGCTGGTTGACGCGCTCTACCTGACCAGGTTTGGACGCCGGTAAGACAATGATTTATAAGACTGATACGTTAACTTTATGTTTTATATTGTGTCTGATGGGTTGACAGCTGCAATCAAATGAGTCAAagcctcatctctccctcttagGAAGTCATGGCTGGTGCCCACCCAGTACCTGCTGGGACTCTTCATGCTGTACCTGTCGGTTATCGTGGATACGCTGCTGAAAAGTGATGAGGGGCAGGGCCCCGATGTGATAACCCTGACGGCGGTGTTCTTCATGCTGGCCTTTCTGGCAGCCACCCAGgtaacactctcacacactctcacacactctcacacactctcacacacacactctcacacacacactctcacacactctcacacactctcacacactctcacacacacacacacacacacacacacacacacacacacacacacacacacacacacacacacacacacacacacacacacacacacacacaccaagttaTTGTGACACAGAACTCTGTTATATTCCCATCCCAGGACATAGCAGTGGATGGCTGGGCTCTGACCATGCTGTCTAGGGAGAACGTGGGCTACGCTTCCACCTGTAACTCTGTAGGACAGACTGCTGGCTACTTCCTAGGCAACGTGCTCTTCCTGGCCCTGGAGTCAGCTGACTTCTGCAACAAATACCTGAGAGCAGAGCCTAAAGAGACTGGCATCGTGACACTGTCAGGTACAGAGGGAGggcgggaaggagggagagacaaagatGAGAAGGCAGAGATCAATGTCATCTATGAAGCAGGAGGAAGAACGTTAATCCAGATATTTAGTTTAATCTTGCTACGGTCAACTGGTATTAAATACAATTACAGACATGCAAAGCTCTATGAACCCTTCCTTGCTGAAGATGGAATGTCCGTTGGCCAGGTTTTGCATTCTTTCATCTTGCCTTGAGGAAACAATAGGTACTAAAGACGATGGTATCAGAATTGTAGGACATCTTTGTTTCCTTGTAATCTCTTGATAACCATAGTTGCGTATAACACGTACCAGGCATGTGCATTTCCTTGCATTTTAGAACATTGTTACACTTTTGAGTGCAATTTTGAGGCCAAGCAACTTTTTATTATCTGGGGAAATTTGATCAGAGCACAGATGGTCATTTTTGAGCTGAAGTGAGAGAAAATAAACTCTGGTTTTGGAGTGAACTTTTGGCTGATGATTTTCCGTACGGTTTTGCCAGTCAACagacagtaacatgctatagaagATGCGTGAATAAACCTTGACCATCATTGCACTGCTTTGCTGTTGTAACCACTCTGTAACATTGTTGTTGTCTGTGATTGGCTCCCTTGGTGCAGACTTCCTGTTTTTCTGGGGCGTGGTGTTCCTGGTGTCGACCACGCTGGTGGCCATTATGAAGAAGGAGAACGCCAGGGGACAGCACGGGAAGAAGAAGGTCCGGGAGGAGACGCAGAGCGTCATGGAAACATACAAACTGCTGGTCTCCATCATCAAGATGCCTGCCGTGTTCACCTTCTGTAGCCTGCTGCTCACTGCTAAGGTACCTACaatacagctgcaactgtaatTTACCTgacatatctatatatatatcacccagtacagattactgcacctgtaacTTACCTgacatatctatatatatatcacccagtacagattactgcacctgtaatTTACCTgacatatctatatatatatatcacccagtacagattactgcacctgtaatTTACCTgacatatctatatatatatatcacccagtacagattactgcacctgtaacTTACCTGACATATCTATATATATCACCCAgtacagattactgcacctgtaacTTACCTgacatatctatatatatatcacccagtacagattactgcacctgtaacTTACCTGACATATCTATATATATCACCCAgtacagattactgcacctgtaacTTACCTGACATATCTATATATATCACCCAgtacagattactgcacctgtaatTCACCTGACATGTCTATATAAATCAGGTTAAGCAGGCCAGAATGTGGTCTCACTGTTTAGCCTGTCTCTAATTTCTGAGGTGCCTACACTGTAACCAACCTGCCTGGACAACCAGCCTAATTGACCTGCAGTATCTAACCCAGTCACTGTAAAGGTACCTGTGGGACTTagcagtctgtctctgtctgtctccagatGGGTTTCTCTGCAGCAGACGCAGTGACCGGTCTGAAACTGGTAGAGGCAGGTGTTCCTAAAGAGCAGCTGGCGTTACTGGCTGTCCCCATGGTCCCACTGCAGGTACTACTACCACTCATCATCAGTAAATACACCGCTGGACCACGACCACTAGACGTCTTCTACAAGGCCTTTCccttcaggtatatatatatatacacacacacacacacacacacacacacacacacacacacacatcagtaaaTACACCGCAGGACCACGACCACTAGACGTCTTCTACAAGGCCTTTCCCttcaggtatatacacacacacacacacacacacacacacacacacacacacacacacacacacacacacacacacacacacacacacacacacacacacacacttacttcaTGTACATTTGTGTTTTCCTGTGTAGGTTGTTGATAGGTCTGGGGTATGCTGTGTTGGTGTGGTGGACTCCCAGTTTAAAGCAGGATGGGGGATTCCCCCTCTACTACTACGCTATAGTACTGTTCAGCTACGCACTGCATCAGGTAATACTGTTCACTATCTatccatctctgttctctctactacactATAGTACTGCATCAGGTAATACTGTTCACTATCTAtcccatctctgttctctctactactacgCTATAGTACTGCACCAGGTAATACTGTTCACACTGTCTAtcccatctctgttctctctactacactATAGTACTGCAT from Salmo trutta chromosome 26, fSalTru1.1, whole genome shotgun sequence includes the following:
- the LOC115163756 gene encoding acetyl-coenzyme A transporter 1 → MELSDSVTHKNGRQRKPAVPQGDMSDGNRVRNTTPDLEEEGEALLQGSDTENNGHPSVQPGIRGELGNVSLLLFLYVLQGIPLGLAGSIPLILQSKNVSYKDQAFFSFVFWPFSLKLLWAPLVDALYLTRFGRRKSWLVPTQYLLGLFMLYLSVIVDTLLKSDEGQGPDVITLTAVFFMLAFLAATQDIAVDGWALTMLSRENVGYASTCNSVGQTAGYFLGNVLFLALESADFCNKYLRAEPKETGIVTLSDFLFFWGVVFLVSTTLVAIMKKENARGQHGKKKVREETQSVMETYKLLVSIIKMPAVFTFCSLLLTAKMGFSAADAVTGLKLVEAGVPKEQLALLAVPMVPLQVLLPLIISKYTAGPRPLDVFYKAFPFRLLIGLGYAVLVWWTPSLKQDGGFPLYYYAIVLFSYALHQVALYSMYVACMAFHAKVSDPVIGGTYMTLLNTVTNLGGNWPSTLALWMVDPLTSKECQGAAGQNCGSPEETGLCVKEGGVCVTSLDGYYVESVVCVLIGLTWWVWLGKRMRRLQDHSPAAWRCRIGQ